A genomic stretch from Gorilla gorilla gorilla isolate KB3781 chromosome 20, NHGRI_mGorGor1-v2.1_pri, whole genome shotgun sequence includes:
- the KLC3 gene encoding kinesin light chain 3 isoform X2, protein MSVQVAAPGSAGLGPERLSPEELVRQTRQVVQGLEALRAEHHGLAGHLAEALAGQGPAASLEMLEEKQQVVSHSLEAIELGLGEAQVLLALSAHVGALEAEKQRLRSQARRLAQENVWLREELEETQQRLRASEESVAQLEEEKRHLEFLGQLRQYDPPAESQSESPPRRDSLASLFPSEEEEKKGPEAAGAAAAQQGGYEIPARLRTLHNLVIQYAGQGRYEVAVPLCRQALEDLERSSGHCHPDVATMLNILALVYRDQNKYKEATDLLHDALQIREQTLGPEHPAVAATLNNLAVLYGKRGRYREAEPLCQRALEIREKVLGADHPDVAKQLNNLALLCQNQGKFEDVERHYARALSIYEALGGPHDPNVAKTKNNLASAYLKQNKYQQAEELYKEILHKEDLPAPLGAPNTGTAGDAEQALRRSSSLSKIRESIRRGSEKLVSRLRGEAAAGAAGMKRAMSLNTLNMDAPRAPGTQVRGTSGSKIEGAVWVGAEMRQRQGGRAIVGVSRWWVGVRRDPGQEQRWVLLGVEARGVDSWLLGWTWSWRVDVTLAPPLQPSPVPVSSFPAGTWTRPLGPSAPAPRT, encoded by the exons ATGTCTGTGCAGGTAGCGGCTCCTGGAAGTGCAGGGCTGGGCCCAGAGCGCCTGAGCCCTGAGGAGCTGGTGCGGCAGACGCGGCAAGTGGTCCAGGGGCTGGAGGCGCTGCGGGCAGAGCACCATGGCCTGGCTGGGCACCTGGCGGAGGCCCTGGCGGGACAGGGCCCGGCAGCCAGCTTGGAGATGCTGGAGGAAAAGCAGCAGGTGGTGAGCCACTCGCTGGAGGCCATCGAGCTGGGGCTGGGCGAGGCCCAG GTGCTGCTGGCCCTGTCGGCACATGTGGGTGCACTGGAGGCAGAGAAGCAGCGGCTGCGCTCGCAGGCCCGGCGGCTGGCCCAGGAGAACGTGTGGCTGCGGGAGGAACTGGAGGAGACGCAGCAGCGGCTTCGGGCCAGCGAGGAGTCCGTGGCCCAGCTGGAGGAGGAGAAGCGCCACCTGGAGTTCCTGGGGCAGCTGCGACAGTACGACCCACCGGCGGAGAGCCAG TCTGAGTCCCCGCCTCGCCGAGACAGCCTGGCCTCCCTGTTCCCCagcgaggaggaggagaagaaag GTCCTGAGGCTGCAGGAGCAGCAGCGGCTCAGCAGGGTGGCTATGAGATCCCTGCCCGCCTTCGGACCCTGCATAACCTCGTGATCCAGTACGCGGGGCAGGGCCGCTATGAGGTGGCGGTGCCTCTGTGCCGCCAGGCCTTGGAGGACCTGGAGCGCAGCTCGGGCCACTGCCACCCTGACGTGGCCACCATGCTCAACATCCTGGCGCTGGTGTACCG GGACCAGAACAAGTACAAAGAAGCCACAGACCTTCTCCATGATGCCCTGCAGATCCGGGAGCAGACGCTGGGCCCTGAGCACCCCGCG GTGGCCGCTACGCTCAACAACTTGGCCGTCCTCTATGGGAAGCGTGGGCGTTACCGGGAGGCAGAGCCCCTGTGCCAGCGCGCTTTGGAGATCCGAGAGAAG GTCCTGGGTGCTGACCACCCAGATGTGGCCAAGCAGCTCAACAACCTGGCCCTGCTGTGCCAGAACCAGGGCAAGTTTGAGGACGTGGAGCGGCACTATGCCCGGGCCCTGAGCATCTATGAGGCACTGGGCGGGCCCCATGACCCCAACGTGGCCAAGACCAAGAACAACCTG GCCTCAGCTTACCTGAAACAGAACAAGTATCAACAAGCGGAAGAGCTGTACAAAGAAATCCTCCACAAAGAGGATCTACCCGCCCCTCTCG GTGCCCCCAACACAGGCACAGCTGGTGACGCAGAACAG gCCCTTCGCCGCAGCAGCTCACTCTCTAAGATCCGTGAGTCTATCAGGCGAGGAAGTGAGAAGCTGGTCTCCCGGCTCCGAGGCGAGGCGGCGGCAGGAGCAGCCGG AATGAAGAGAGCCATGTCACTCAACACACTGAACATGGATGCTCCAAGGGCTCCTGGGACTCAGGTGAGGGGGACATCTGGGTCAAAAATAGAGGGGGCCGTGTGGGTAGGTGCAGAGATGAGGCAAAGGCAGGGCGGTCGGGCCATTGTTGGAGTCAGCAGGTGGTGGGTTGGTGTCAGAAGAGACCCAGGACAGGAGCAAAGATGGGTTTTACTTGGGGTAGAGGCGAGGGGGGTGGATAGTTGGCTGCTAGGCTGGACCTGGAGCTGGAGGGTGGACGTAACACTTGCCCCTCCCCTCCAACCATCCCCTGTGCCTGTCTCCAGTTTCCCAGCTGGCACCTGGACAAGGCCCCTCGGACCCTCAGCGCCAGCACCCAGGACCTGA
- the KLC3 gene encoding kinesin light chain 3 isoform X1, with translation MSVQVAAPGSAGLGPERLSPEELVRQTRQVVQGLEALRAEHHGLAGHLAEALAGQGPAASLEMLEEKQQVVSHSLEAIELGLGEAQVLLALSAHVGALEAEKQRLRSQARRLAQENVWLREELEETQQRLRASEESVAQLEEEKRHLEFLGQLRQYDPPAESQQSESPPRRDSLASLFPSEEEEKKGPEAAGAAAAQQGGYEIPARLRTLHNLVIQYAGQGRYEVAVPLCRQALEDLERSSGHCHPDVATMLNILALVYRDQNKYKEATDLLHDALQIREQTLGPEHPAVAATLNNLAVLYGKRGRYREAEPLCQRALEIREKVLGADHPDVAKQLNNLALLCQNQGKFEDVERHYARALSIYEALGGPHDPNVAKTKNNLASAYLKQNKYQQAEELYKEILHKEDLPAPLGAPNTGTAGDAEQALRRSSSLSKIRESIRRGSEKLVSRLRGEAAAGAAGMKRAMSLNTLNMDAPRAPGTQVRGTSGSKIEGAVWVGAEMRQRQGGRAIVGVSRWWVGVRRDPGQEQRWVLLGVEARGVDSWLLGWTWSWRVDVTLAPPLQPSPVPVSSFPAGTWTRPLGPSAPAPRT, from the exons ATGTCTGTGCAGGTAGCGGCTCCTGGAAGTGCAGGGCTGGGCCCAGAGCGCCTGAGCCCTGAGGAGCTGGTGCGGCAGACGCGGCAAGTGGTCCAGGGGCTGGAGGCGCTGCGGGCAGAGCACCATGGCCTGGCTGGGCACCTGGCGGAGGCCCTGGCGGGACAGGGCCCGGCAGCCAGCTTGGAGATGCTGGAGGAAAAGCAGCAGGTGGTGAGCCACTCGCTGGAGGCCATCGAGCTGGGGCTGGGCGAGGCCCAG GTGCTGCTGGCCCTGTCGGCACATGTGGGTGCACTGGAGGCAGAGAAGCAGCGGCTGCGCTCGCAGGCCCGGCGGCTGGCCCAGGAGAACGTGTGGCTGCGGGAGGAACTGGAGGAGACGCAGCAGCGGCTTCGGGCCAGCGAGGAGTCCGTGGCCCAGCTGGAGGAGGAGAAGCGCCACCTGGAGTTCCTGGGGCAGCTGCGACAGTACGACCCACCGGCGGAGAGCCAG CAGTCTGAGTCCCCGCCTCGCCGAGACAGCCTGGCCTCCCTGTTCCCCagcgaggaggaggagaagaaag GTCCTGAGGCTGCAGGAGCAGCAGCGGCTCAGCAGGGTGGCTATGAGATCCCTGCCCGCCTTCGGACCCTGCATAACCTCGTGATCCAGTACGCGGGGCAGGGCCGCTATGAGGTGGCGGTGCCTCTGTGCCGCCAGGCCTTGGAGGACCTGGAGCGCAGCTCGGGCCACTGCCACCCTGACGTGGCCACCATGCTCAACATCCTGGCGCTGGTGTACCG GGACCAGAACAAGTACAAAGAAGCCACAGACCTTCTCCATGATGCCCTGCAGATCCGGGAGCAGACGCTGGGCCCTGAGCACCCCGCG GTGGCCGCTACGCTCAACAACTTGGCCGTCCTCTATGGGAAGCGTGGGCGTTACCGGGAGGCAGAGCCCCTGTGCCAGCGCGCTTTGGAGATCCGAGAGAAG GTCCTGGGTGCTGACCACCCAGATGTGGCCAAGCAGCTCAACAACCTGGCCCTGCTGTGCCAGAACCAGGGCAAGTTTGAGGACGTGGAGCGGCACTATGCCCGGGCCCTGAGCATCTATGAGGCACTGGGCGGGCCCCATGACCCCAACGTGGCCAAGACCAAGAACAACCTG GCCTCAGCTTACCTGAAACAGAACAAGTATCAACAAGCGGAAGAGCTGTACAAAGAAATCCTCCACAAAGAGGATCTACCCGCCCCTCTCG GTGCCCCCAACACAGGCACAGCTGGTGACGCAGAACAG gCCCTTCGCCGCAGCAGCTCACTCTCTAAGATCCGTGAGTCTATCAGGCGAGGAAGTGAGAAGCTGGTCTCCCGGCTCCGAGGCGAGGCGGCGGCAGGAGCAGCCGG AATGAAGAGAGCCATGTCACTCAACACACTGAACATGGATGCTCCAAGGGCTCCTGGGACTCAGGTGAGGGGGACATCTGGGTCAAAAATAGAGGGGGCCGTGTGGGTAGGTGCAGAGATGAGGCAAAGGCAGGGCGGTCGGGCCATTGTTGGAGTCAGCAGGTGGTGGGTTGGTGTCAGAAGAGACCCAGGACAGGAGCAAAGATGGGTTTTACTTGGGGTAGAGGCGAGGGGGGTGGATAGTTGGCTGCTAGGCTGGACCTGGAGCTGGAGGGTGGACGTAACACTTGCCCCTCCCCTCCAACCATCCCCTGTGCCTGTCTCCAGTTTCCCAGCTGGCACCTGGACAAGGCCCCTCGGACCCTCAGCGCCAGCACCCAGGACCTGA
- the KLC3 gene encoding kinesin light chain 3 isoform X3, with translation MSVQVAAPGSAGLGPERLSPEELVRQTRQVVQGLEALRAEHHGLAGHLAEALAGQGPAASLEMLEEKQQVVSHSLEAIELGLGEAQVLLALSAHVGALEAEKQRLRSQARRLAQENVWLREELEETQQRLRASEESVAQLEEEKRHLEFLGQLRQYDPPAESQQSESPPRRDSLASLFPSEEEEKKGPEAAGAAAAQQGGYEIPARLRTLHNLVIQYAGQGRYEVAVPLCRQALEDLERSSGHCHPDVATMLNILALVYRDQNKYKEATDLLHDALQIREQTLGPEHPAVAATLNNLAVLYGKRGRYREAEPLCQRALEIREKVLGADHPDVAKQLNNLALLCQNQGKFEDVERHYARALSIYEALGGPHDPNVAKTKNNLASAYLKQNKYQQAEELYKEILHKEDLPAPLGAPNTGTAGDAEQALRRSSSLSKIRESIRRGSEKLVSRLRGEAAAGAAGMKRAMSLNTLNMDAPRAPGTQFPSWHLDKAPRTLSASTQDLSPH, from the exons ATGTCTGTGCAGGTAGCGGCTCCTGGAAGTGCAGGGCTGGGCCCAGAGCGCCTGAGCCCTGAGGAGCTGGTGCGGCAGACGCGGCAAGTGGTCCAGGGGCTGGAGGCGCTGCGGGCAGAGCACCATGGCCTGGCTGGGCACCTGGCGGAGGCCCTGGCGGGACAGGGCCCGGCAGCCAGCTTGGAGATGCTGGAGGAAAAGCAGCAGGTGGTGAGCCACTCGCTGGAGGCCATCGAGCTGGGGCTGGGCGAGGCCCAG GTGCTGCTGGCCCTGTCGGCACATGTGGGTGCACTGGAGGCAGAGAAGCAGCGGCTGCGCTCGCAGGCCCGGCGGCTGGCCCAGGAGAACGTGTGGCTGCGGGAGGAACTGGAGGAGACGCAGCAGCGGCTTCGGGCCAGCGAGGAGTCCGTGGCCCAGCTGGAGGAGGAGAAGCGCCACCTGGAGTTCCTGGGGCAGCTGCGACAGTACGACCCACCGGCGGAGAGCCAG CAGTCTGAGTCCCCGCCTCGCCGAGACAGCCTGGCCTCCCTGTTCCCCagcgaggaggaggagaagaaag GTCCTGAGGCTGCAGGAGCAGCAGCGGCTCAGCAGGGTGGCTATGAGATCCCTGCCCGCCTTCGGACCCTGCATAACCTCGTGATCCAGTACGCGGGGCAGGGCCGCTATGAGGTGGCGGTGCCTCTGTGCCGCCAGGCCTTGGAGGACCTGGAGCGCAGCTCGGGCCACTGCCACCCTGACGTGGCCACCATGCTCAACATCCTGGCGCTGGTGTACCG GGACCAGAACAAGTACAAAGAAGCCACAGACCTTCTCCATGATGCCCTGCAGATCCGGGAGCAGACGCTGGGCCCTGAGCACCCCGCG GTGGCCGCTACGCTCAACAACTTGGCCGTCCTCTATGGGAAGCGTGGGCGTTACCGGGAGGCAGAGCCCCTGTGCCAGCGCGCTTTGGAGATCCGAGAGAAG GTCCTGGGTGCTGACCACCCAGATGTGGCCAAGCAGCTCAACAACCTGGCCCTGCTGTGCCAGAACCAGGGCAAGTTTGAGGACGTGGAGCGGCACTATGCCCGGGCCCTGAGCATCTATGAGGCACTGGGCGGGCCCCATGACCCCAACGTGGCCAAGACCAAGAACAACCTG GCCTCAGCTTACCTGAAACAGAACAAGTATCAACAAGCGGAAGAGCTGTACAAAGAAATCCTCCACAAAGAGGATCTACCCGCCCCTCTCG GTGCCCCCAACACAGGCACAGCTGGTGACGCAGAACAG gCCCTTCGCCGCAGCAGCTCACTCTCTAAGATCCGTGAGTCTATCAGGCGAGGAAGTGAGAAGCTGGTCTCCCGGCTCCGAGGCGAGGCGGCGGCAGGAGCAGCCGG AATGAAGAGAGCCATGTCACTCAACACACTGAACATGGATGCTCCAAGGGCTCCTGGGACTCAG TTTCCCAGCTGGCACCTGGACAAGGCCCCTCGGACCCTCAGCGCCAGCACCCAGGACCTGAGCCCCCACTAA
- the KLC3 gene encoding kinesin light chain 3 isoform X4 has product MSVQVAAPGSAGLGPERLSPEELVRQTRQVVQGLEALRAEHHGLAGHLAEALAGQGPAASLEMLEEKQQVVSHSLEAIELGLGEAQVLLALSAHVGALEAEKQRLRSQARRLAQENVWLREELEETQQRLRASEESVAQLEEEKRHLEFLGQLRQYDPPAESQSESPPRRDSLASLFPSEEEEKKGPEAAGAAAAQQGGYEIPARLRTLHNLVIQYAGQGRYEVAVPLCRQALEDLERSSGHCHPDVATMLNILALVYRDQNKYKEATDLLHDALQIREQTLGPEHPAVAATLNNLAVLYGKRGRYREAEPLCQRALEIREKVLGADHPDVAKQLNNLALLCQNQGKFEDVERHYARALSIYEALGGPHDPNVAKTKNNLASAYLKQNKYQQAEELYKEILHKEDLPAPLGAPNTGTAGDAEQALRRSSSLSKIRESIRRGSEKLVSRLRGEAAAGAAGMKRAMSLNTLNMDAPRAPGTQFPSWHLDKAPRTLSASTQDLSPH; this is encoded by the exons ATGTCTGTGCAGGTAGCGGCTCCTGGAAGTGCAGGGCTGGGCCCAGAGCGCCTGAGCCCTGAGGAGCTGGTGCGGCAGACGCGGCAAGTGGTCCAGGGGCTGGAGGCGCTGCGGGCAGAGCACCATGGCCTGGCTGGGCACCTGGCGGAGGCCCTGGCGGGACAGGGCCCGGCAGCCAGCTTGGAGATGCTGGAGGAAAAGCAGCAGGTGGTGAGCCACTCGCTGGAGGCCATCGAGCTGGGGCTGGGCGAGGCCCAG GTGCTGCTGGCCCTGTCGGCACATGTGGGTGCACTGGAGGCAGAGAAGCAGCGGCTGCGCTCGCAGGCCCGGCGGCTGGCCCAGGAGAACGTGTGGCTGCGGGAGGAACTGGAGGAGACGCAGCAGCGGCTTCGGGCCAGCGAGGAGTCCGTGGCCCAGCTGGAGGAGGAGAAGCGCCACCTGGAGTTCCTGGGGCAGCTGCGACAGTACGACCCACCGGCGGAGAGCCAG TCTGAGTCCCCGCCTCGCCGAGACAGCCTGGCCTCCCTGTTCCCCagcgaggaggaggagaagaaag GTCCTGAGGCTGCAGGAGCAGCAGCGGCTCAGCAGGGTGGCTATGAGATCCCTGCCCGCCTTCGGACCCTGCATAACCTCGTGATCCAGTACGCGGGGCAGGGCCGCTATGAGGTGGCGGTGCCTCTGTGCCGCCAGGCCTTGGAGGACCTGGAGCGCAGCTCGGGCCACTGCCACCCTGACGTGGCCACCATGCTCAACATCCTGGCGCTGGTGTACCG GGACCAGAACAAGTACAAAGAAGCCACAGACCTTCTCCATGATGCCCTGCAGATCCGGGAGCAGACGCTGGGCCCTGAGCACCCCGCG GTGGCCGCTACGCTCAACAACTTGGCCGTCCTCTATGGGAAGCGTGGGCGTTACCGGGAGGCAGAGCCCCTGTGCCAGCGCGCTTTGGAGATCCGAGAGAAG GTCCTGGGTGCTGACCACCCAGATGTGGCCAAGCAGCTCAACAACCTGGCCCTGCTGTGCCAGAACCAGGGCAAGTTTGAGGACGTGGAGCGGCACTATGCCCGGGCCCTGAGCATCTATGAGGCACTGGGCGGGCCCCATGACCCCAACGTGGCCAAGACCAAGAACAACCTG GCCTCAGCTTACCTGAAACAGAACAAGTATCAACAAGCGGAAGAGCTGTACAAAGAAATCCTCCACAAAGAGGATCTACCCGCCCCTCTCG GTGCCCCCAACACAGGCACAGCTGGTGACGCAGAACAG gCCCTTCGCCGCAGCAGCTCACTCTCTAAGATCCGTGAGTCTATCAGGCGAGGAAGTGAGAAGCTGGTCTCCCGGCTCCGAGGCGAGGCGGCGGCAGGAGCAGCCGG AATGAAGAGAGCCATGTCACTCAACACACTGAACATGGATGCTCCAAGGGCTCCTGGGACTCAG TTTCCCAGCTGGCACCTGGACAAGGCCCCTCGGACCCTCAGCGCCAGCACCCAGGACCTGAGCCCCCACTAA